One Helianthus annuus cultivar XRQ/B chromosome 7, HanXRQr2.0-SUNRISE, whole genome shotgun sequence genomic region harbors:
- the LOC110868790 gene encoding extensin-2, translated as MATTTTTHHPHKPLDLELTIISAKHLKNVNWRNGDLTPYTIFWLDPNHRLATKSDDSNSTKPVWNERFLIPLPPPPTPTTILTLEIFHSKPSDTPKPLVGTLGIPINDLPNPQDFNLVRTYDLRRPSGRVHGKIRLKLAVRDRPVQDYQITPPPAYYYNTAPAPSPVPPYGRYPPSPSPYTTAPHPPRPYLYGSNSDPYFGYYQGGYYPITQSNTRGYTERPSGYEGGGVGGPSVSVDYEQKQPRPVRQSSDGDGGGVGGPSAPVDYVQYDHKQKIGNVASGLGLGMEVGVTPQPTPVRQSGYANGDGVGRPSAPVDYAQYEEKRNVASSGAVDEGLRYEDEKTGERVESDVNARELDDYSGYRRVDY; from the coding sequence atggcaaccaccacaaccacccaccACCCCCACAAACCCCTCGATCTCGAGCTCACAATCATCTCCGCCAAACACCTCAAAAACGTCAACTGGAGAAACGGCGACCTAACCCCATACACCATCTTCTGGCTCGACCCCAACCACCGTCTCGCCACCAAATCCGACGACTCCAACTCCACCAAACCCGTCTGGAACGAACGCTTCCTCATCCCACTCCcaccaccccccacccccaccaccataCTAACCCTCGAAATCTTCCACTCTAAACCCTCAGACACCCCCAAACCCTTAGTCGGAACCCTAGGTATCCCCATCAACGACTTACCTAACCCCCAAGATTTTAATCTTGTTAGAACCTACGATCTCCGCCGTCCATCTGGCCGTGTTCACGGTAAGATCCGGTTAAAATTAGCTGTTCGTGATCGTCCGGTACAAGATTACCAAATTACCCCTCCACCTGCTTATTATTACAACACTGCCCCTGCCCCTTCCCCTGTTCCGCCGTACGGTAGATATCCACCGTCTCCATCCCCGTATACCACCGCACCGCATCCACCACGGCCGTACCTTTACGGGTCGAATTCGGATCCGTATTTCGGTTATTACCAGGGTGGATATTACCCGATTACGCAGTCGAATACGCGGGGTTATACCGAAAGACCGTCCGGCTATGAAGGCGGTGGTGTTGGTGGACCGAGTGTTTCGGTTGATTACGAGCAGAAGCAGCCACGGCCCGTGAGACAGTCTAGCGATGGCGATGGAGGTGGTGTTGGTGGACCGAGCGCGCCGGTTGATTACGTGCAATATGATCATAAGCAGAAAATAGGAAACGTAGCGTCCGGTTTAGGATTAGGGATGGAAGTAGGTGTGACTCCACAACCGACTCCGGTGAGACAGTCTGGTTACGCCAATGGTGATGGTGTCGGTAGACCGAGTGCTCCGGTTGATTATGCGCAGTATGAGGAGAAGCGGAACGTAGCGTCTTCTGGTGCAGTTGATGAAGGATTGAGGTATGAAGATGAGAAGACTGGGGAGAGAGTTGAGAGTGATGTGAATGCGAGGGAGCTTGATGATTACAGCGGTTATCGACGTGTTGATTATTGA